A region of Sulfurimonas sp. DNA encodes the following proteins:
- a CDS encoding AraC family transcriptional regulator produces MSFNDMEYNFSENNSSTMKFSNNNMDCSILEHNMNNEIFIIKSKLEVKEEFKIESSTNVNGLMLGYNLFGYSEHKNINSGHHLRLSANESNMSIVNNEHNISSVSKGISNKIGIVVKKEFIEKNINDNMIKDLFLSSLEKESCDKLMFHKKTDPYMNLILNDIYKLSFDEPLNNISLQSKVLELLFLEFTSLSNDKKSIVNNIKLDDYDIEAIKKAKDILIQNMKNPPSILQLAKMVRINDFKLKIGFKEIFKITPYNLLLNYRLEYAKKLLIESHLSIGEIAQDIGYKYTASFSAAFIKKYGITPTSIMKTRKYYY; encoded by the coding sequence ATGTCTTTTAACGATATGGAGTATAATTTTAGTGAAAATAATTCTAGTACTATGAAGTTTTCAAATAATAATATGGATTGTTCTATCCTTGAACACAATATGAATAATGAAATATTTATCATAAAATCAAAGCTTGAAGTAAAAGAAGAATTCAAAATTGAATCTTCGACAAATGTAAATGGTCTGATGCTAGGATATAATCTTTTTGGATACAGTGAACATAAAAATATCAATTCAGGGCATCATTTAAGACTTTCTGCCAATGAATCAAATATGTCAATTGTAAACAATGAACATAATATATCTTCTGTTTCCAAAGGAATTTCAAATAAAATAGGTATTGTTGTCAAAAAAGAGTTTATTGAAAAGAATATAAATGATAATATGATAAAAGATTTGTTTTTATCATCTCTTGAAAAAGAATCTTGCGATAAACTTATGTTTCATAAAAAAACTGATCCATATATGAATCTTATTTTAAATGATATCTATAAACTCTCTTTTGATGAACCACTTAATAATATTTCTCTACAATCAAAAGTTTTAGAACTCCTTTTTCTTGAATTTACTAGCTTGTCTAATGACAAAAAAAGTATTGTAAATAACATAAAACTAGATGATTATGATATAGAAGCGATTAAAAAAGCCAAAGATATATTGATACAAAATATGAAAAATCCCCCAAGCATACTTCAACTTGCTAAGATGGTTAGAATCAACGATTTTAAACTAAAGATAGGATTTAAAGAAATTTTTAAAATTACACCTTATAATCTTCTTTTAAACTATAGATTAGAATATGCAAAAAAACTATTAATTGAGTCTCATCTAAGTATAGGCGAAATAGCCCAAGATATAGGCTATAAATACACTGCTAGCTTTAGTGCTGCTTTTATAAAAAAATATGGAATAACACCGACAAGTATAATGAAAACTCGGAAGTATTATTACTGA
- a CDS encoding TonB-dependent receptor, with product MKKQNKIVLSLATALILTNSVYAQETTNLGAITVTANKVEENIKSIPQSITVISDVEIEQKGIKSVKDLIKEIPNLTSSSFYSETVNFRGINTSHFTNTNPVVIYIDGIPYSDIYGFDKAISNVLRVEILRGPQGAIYGKDSIGGVINIVTKEPTNQPEGSISAQYGTDNFQETSLEFYTPIIANKLFLGFNGIISKSDGYAKNSHPNQRDNANENEKHLANIKLIYNATDNLSIKFSATNDKDTRYGIEGGITSSTNINDFKREDFKNVSYDEDIYAKIKSNAQALNITYDFDDMTFTSLTTHKKLDTDINAGFDYSNNSLYDNLSGFEEQRTKNISQEFRLSKSSDGVRWLAGLYYETNKQSNDKYGGTFPAFMMGNPFGTGVNVQLNAVSQTDSTTLATFGQVVIPFSNAYELTLGGRYQQIKKKIDLDYFMLPANTTGAKMYSLNENNTWNTFLPKVALSYKVNNDLTSYFSVAKGYLPGGYNKFADSGEESQNMFDAQKSINYELGIRGDLLDKQLYMALSVFYMDIKDIHVFTWDMQTGANSVSNAGEASSKGLEVELNYTINDDFRVDSSLGIIEAKYDKYKGKDGNKIEMTPSHTANIGLSYSNINGIYGRFDVKNQGKMYFDDANTMKEDSYTTANIKAGYLLDDWDIYAYVKNITDKSYITTATQMPTGKVLTFGEGRFVGVGARYSF from the coding sequence ATGAAAAAACAGAACAAAATAGTTTTGTCTTTAGCTACGGCACTTATTTTGACAAATAGTGTTTATGCACAAGAGACAACAAATCTAGGTGCAATAACTGTAACGGCAAATAAAGTTGAGGAAAATATAAAAAGTATTCCTCAAAGTATAACGGTGATAAGTGATGTAGAGATAGAACAAAAAGGGATAAAAAGTGTAAAAGATTTAATCAAAGAGATTCCAAATCTTACATCATCTTCTTTCTATTCTGAAACTGTAAATTTTAGAGGTATAAACACCTCCCATTTTACAAATACTAATCCAGTTGTTATTTATATAGATGGGATACCTTATAGTGATATATATGGATTTGATAAAGCAATATCAAATGTTTTAAGAGTTGAAATACTAAGAGGTCCACAAGGTGCAATTTATGGAAAAGATTCTATTGGCGGAGTGATAAATATAGTTACAAAAGAACCAACAAATCAACCAGAGGGTAGTATATCAGCTCAATATGGTACAGATAATTTTCAAGAAACTTCACTAGAATTTTATACACCAATAATAGCTAATAAACTATTTCTAGGATTTAATGGAATCATATCAAAAAGTGATGGATATGCAAAAAATAGCCATCCAAACCAAAGAGATAATGCAAATGAAAATGAAAAACACTTAGCAAATATAAAATTAATATATAACGCAACAGATAATCTTAGTATAAAATTTAGTGCAACTAATGATAAAGACACAAGATATGGGATAGAAGGAGGAATAACTTCTTCCACTAATATCAATGATTTTAAAAGAGAAGATTTTAAAAATGTATCTTATGATGAAGATATATACGCAAAAATCAAATCAAATGCACAAGCTTTAAATATAACTTATGATTTTGATGATATGACATTTACTTCTTTAACAACACATAAGAAATTGGATACAGATATAAATGCTGGATTTGATTATTCAAATAATAGTTTATATGACAATCTATCAGGATTTGAAGAACAAAGAACAAAAAATATATCTCAAGAATTTAGACTATCAAAGAGTAGTGATGGTGTTAGATGGTTGGCTGGATTGTATTATGAAACAAACAAACAAAGCAATGATAAATATGGTGGAACATTCCCAGCTTTTATGATGGGGAATCCATTTGGTACAGGAGTAAATGTACAGTTGAATGCAGTATCTCAAACAGACAGTACAACCCTAGCTACATTTGGACAAGTTGTTATTCCTTTTTCAAATGCCTATGAACTAACTCTTGGAGGAAGGTATCAACAAATCAAAAAAAAGATTGATTTAGATTATTTTATGTTACCTGCAAATACTACAGGTGCAAAAATGTACTCTTTAAATGAAAACAATACTTGGAATACTTTTTTACCTAAAGTTGCCCTCTCTTACAAGGTCAATAATGATTTAACTTCTTATTTTAGTGTAGCAAAAGGATATCTTCCAGGTGGATATAATAAATTTGCTGATAGTGGGGAAGAATCGCAAAATATGTTTGATGCACAAAAATCAATAAATTATGAGTTGGGTATAAGAGGAGATTTATTAGATAAGCAACTTTATATGGCACTAAGTGTTTTTTATATGGATATAAAAGATATACATGTTTTTACTTGGGATATGCAAACAGGGGCTAATTCTGTTTCAAATGCAGGAGAGGCTTCTTCAAAAGGCTTAGAAGTAGAATTAAACTATACTATAAATGATGATTTTAGAGTTGATAGTTCGCTTGGAATCATAGAGGCCAAGTATGACAAATACAAAGGAAAAGATGGCAATAAAATAGAGATGACCCCTTCTCATACCGCAAATATAGGATTGTCTTATTCAAATATCAATGGAATATATGGAAGATTTGATGTAAAAAATCAAGGAAAAATGTACTTTGATGATGCAAATACTATGAAAGAAGATTCATATACTACAGCAAATATAAAAGCTGGATATTTATTGGATGATTGGGATATATATGCTTATGTAAAAAATATAACAGATAAGAGCTATATCACAACAGCAACACAAATGCCTACAGGAAAAGTATTGACATTTGGTGAGGGTAGATTTGTAGGTGTTGGTGCTAGATATAGTTTTTAG
- a CDS encoding TonB-dependent receptor, protein MNKQNKIVLSLVTAFILSNNIYAKDTKSFDTITVTAQKTEENIQNIPLSITVFDEYSIADKNIKTIKDIAAYTPNLVFFDGGGVGVPNPTIRGISSNTNFSSSATMFVDGIPVTSRFGYKEVLEDIQRIEVLKGPQGTLYGKDTHAGVINVITNKPTNETKGKIGLEFGSDNKKEYSFGISGAIVKDKFFIGISGRHYEKDGFIKNTNPTGSTDTRKDNFGKLYLRYTPTDNLEISFITSMYKQDDGRKKDNVVNNDTRIVSTNLKEFNKSETLSNALKVKYSIGDYTLESITASRQYNDKAACDTDYSPGVFFEIPKKDGEFKKISQEFKLSKIKDNYNFVSGVYFDKETNNLIANANMYIPLANQTFYNMPYINTNEDGKSIGIFAHLNYKLNNKLSIIGGLRYDKDEKIFKDKLNGDDLSNEYGSLSPKLAFEYNINSSSMIYITVAKGYKSGGYHSFAPVGYNKKYDKEELISYEIGSKNILLDNKLTFNTAIYYMDISDMQVYNDINAQGQSYISNAAKASSKGIEFDLNYQASTNINVFAAMGYNITKLEDYSDSQGNYSGNYNPHAPKYNYNLGAKYRDGSGYFGKFDITGYGKTYLDKANKYSKDAYNLVNTKIGYETESYDLYFYANNLFDKIHNANGEINGQVVTYSEPREIGIQLAYRF, encoded by the coding sequence ATGAACAAACAAAATAAAATAGTTTTATCACTAGTAACGGCGTTTATTTTATCAAATAATATTTATGCAAAAGATACTAAAAGCTTTGATACTATAACAGTAACAGCACAAAAAACAGAAGAGAATATACAAAATATTCCTTTATCTATTACTGTATTTGATGAGTATTCTATAGCAGATAAGAATATAAAAACTATCAAAGATATAGCAGCATATACACCAAATTTAGTGTTTTTTGATGGTGGTGGTGTAGGTGTACCAAATCCAACAATAAGAGGGATATCCTCTAATACAAATTTTTCATCTAGTGCCACTATGTTTGTAGATGGTATTCCAGTTACTAGTAGATTTGGATATAAAGAAGTTTTAGAAGATATACAAAGAATAGAAGTATTAAAAGGACCTCAAGGTACGCTTTATGGAAAAGATACTCATGCAGGGGTCATAAATGTTATTACAAACAAACCTACAAATGAAACAAAAGGTAAAATAGGACTTGAATTTGGAAGTGACAATAAGAAAGAATACTCTTTTGGCATAAGTGGAGCTATTGTAAAAGACAAATTTTTTATAGGAATTAGCGGAAGACATTATGAAAAAGATGGATTTATTAAAAATACTAATCCAACAGGTAGCACCGATACAAGAAAAGATAATTTTGGAAAATTATATCTAAGATACACTCCAACAGATAATCTTGAAATTTCATTTATAACTTCTATGTATAAACAAGATGATGGTAGAAAAAAAGACAATGTAGTAAATAATGATACAAGAATAGTTTCTACAAATCTAAAAGAATTTAATAAATCAGAAACTCTATCAAATGCTTTAAAAGTAAAATACAGTATTGGTGACTACACACTAGAATCAATAACTGCCTCAAGACAATACAATGATAAAGCAGCTTGTGATACTGACTATAGTCCAGGTGTATTTTTTGAAATACCAAAAAAAGATGGTGAGTTTAAAAAGATATCACAAGAGTTTAAACTAAGTAAAATAAAAGATAATTATAATTTTGTAAGTGGTGTTTATTTTGATAAAGAAACAAATAACTTAATTGCAAATGCAAATATGTATATTCCTCTAGCAAATCAAACTTTTTATAATATGCCTTATATAAATACAAATGAAGATGGAAAATCAATTGGTATATTTGCCCACTTAAATTATAAATTAAATAATAAATTATCAATCATAGGTGGACTTAGATATGACAAAGATGAAAAGATTTTCAAAGACAAACTAAACGGAGATGATTTAAGTAATGAGTATGGTTCATTATCTCCAAAATTGGCTTTTGAATATAATATTAATAGTTCTTCAATGATATATATTACTGTTGCTAAAGGTTATAAATCTGGTGGTTACCATTCTTTTGCACCTGTAGGATATAATAAAAAATACGATAAAGAAGAACTGATATCTTATGAAATAGGTTCTAAAAATATACTACTAGATAACAAACTTACCTTTAATACAGCAATTTATTATATGGATATCAGTGATATGCAAGTATATAATGACATTAATGCTCAAGGACAATCATATATATCAAATGCTGCAAAAGCATCTTCAAAAGGTATTGAGTTTGACCTTAATTACCAAGCAAGTACGAATATAAATGTATTTGCTGCTATGGGATACAATATAACAAAACTAGAAGACTACAGCGATAGTCAGGGTAATTATTCAGGAAATTATAATCCTCATGCTCCAAAATACAATTATAATTTAGGTGCAAAATATAGAGATGGCAGTGGGTATTTTGGAAAATTTGATATAACTGGATATGGAAAAACATATCTTGATAAAGCCAATAAATATTCAAAAGATGCTTATAATTTAGTAAATACAAAAATAGGATATGAAACTGAAAGTTATGATTTATACTTTTATGCCAATAATTTATTTGATAAAATACATAACGCAAATGGAGAAATAAATGGGCAAGTAGTAACTTATTCTGAACCTAGAGAAATTGGGATTCAGCTGGCTTATAGATTTTAA
- a CDS encoding AraC family transcriptional regulator, giving the protein MSLNNMSYKFNDDKTNSMIFMKEKISGTIMEKEINKNLFLLKTNITSQDDTLSDSSVTIDGMVLSFNLKGQSDFKSNISNLNIKTSNNITNIILSKDENSKTSIKKGEISIIDIILKKDFLAQNIPNGRIKDKLLNSLQKDICNELLSHKTTNYQTQLLLNDINNSPFDGVLNDMFVQSKVLELVYLEFKELFINQNSFLDTKKLKLSIQDIESIKKAKEILIQNMQNPPSIMQLAKMVAINDFKLKSGFKIVFGTTPHNLLIDYRLTLARTLLLDADMNINEISQHIGYKFTANFSTAFSKKFKVLPKDLMKSRKYY; this is encoded by the coding sequence ATGTCACTAAATAATATGTCGTATAAATTTAACGATGATAAAACAAATAGTATGATATTTATGAAAGAAAAAATATCTGGCACGATTATGGAAAAAGAGATAAATAAAAATTTATTTTTACTCAAAACAAATATAACATCTCAAGATGATACCTTATCTGATTCAAGTGTTACAATAGATGGAATGGTATTGAGTTTTAATCTCAAAGGTCAAAGTGATTTTAAAAGCAATATATCAAATTTAAATATAAAAACATCAAATAATATTACAAATATCATATTATCAAAAGATGAAAATAGTAAAACATCAATAAAAAAAGGAGAAATAAGTATAATTGATATTATACTGAAAAAAGATTTTTTAGCTCAAAATATACCTAATGGTAGGATAAAAGATAAACTATTAAATTCACTTCAAAAAGATATTTGCAATGAATTATTATCTCATAAAACAACGAACTATCAGACACAATTATTATTAAATGATATAAATAATTCCCCTTTTGATGGTGTATTAAATGATATGTTTGTTCAATCAAAAGTTTTAGAGTTAGTTTATCTTGAATTTAAAGAGTTATTTATAAATCAAAATAGTTTTTTAGATACAAAAAAATTAAAACTAAGTATTCAAGACATAGAATCTATAAAAAAAGCAAAAGAAATTTTAATACAAAATATGCAAAATCCACCAAGTATAATGCAACTTGCTAAAATGGTAGCGATAAATGATTTTAAATTAAAGTCAGGATTTAAAATAGTATTTGGGACTACTCCTCACAATCTTCTTATAGATTATAGACTAACTTTAGCTAGAACATTACTTTTAGATGCTGATATGAATATAAATGAAATTTCACAACATATAGGATATAAATTTACTGCAAATTTTAGTACTGCTTTTTCTAAAAAGTTTAAAGTCTTGCCTAAAGATTTAATGAAAAGTCGGAAGTATTATTAG
- a CDS encoding TonB-dependent receptor: MKKKISASLVVSLALCLSVGHSLFAQDLEEVVSNLDTITVTADKREVDIQKIPTSLTVYSCTQLEDFNIKTAEELFSVLPNIHLVKAGPAADIASSISIRGISQFMAGSPSFGFYIDDVYYNEYDSNLFDIQRIELLRGPQGTLYGRNTIGGVLNIITKKPDNEWTGKVGIGYGNYNTSQLEASVSGPIIKDKLLLRLSAQYEKSDGFVTNKYNGDDKINSPENIDSRLSLRYLPTGSLMFDLGVDALRYKSGYADYVLLSKINSNPHEVDVDYAGNSLKEAYGANLRIQYDAKDTKLISVTAVRQDNNKLDHDMDFTTVDGQRQLYQRDYFTLSEELRLVSDNNTPLEWLVGAYALKEVQDHNLVYTLGNDWGSPSFPAGQYPITGKTNTIGLALFGELSYTTINKFKFTTGMRYDREKQDFYYDALLAGGAKGNTSATFKAILPKFSASFVGDDKHMPYLTISKGYKSGGFNLQNNQGEKYDPEYTWNYELGLKLNWLDNRLSLNTAIYHIDWQDLQVNASNGIDFLTTNAGKATSQGIEFELNAKPKDNIEIVASFAYTKSKYDEYYVKATSSTASSNFSNKYLPFVPNYTSHLGMTYKFINGFYVNADYTYTGHVYMNNTNTLKEDSFSLVNAKVGFKQKNFEVSIWTKNLLDKKYATVYTDFTDSGGGLWARAGAPMTFGIQTKYKF, encoded by the coding sequence ATGAAAAAGAAAATAAGTGCATCTCTTGTAGTGAGTTTGGCACTATGTTTATCGGTTGGGCATAGTCTTTTTGCCCAAGATTTAGAAGAGGTGGTTTCAAATCTTGACACCATAACAGTAACAGCAGATAAAAGAGAGGTAGATATACAAAAAATACCTACAAGTTTGACGGTATATTCATGTACTCAGCTTGAAGATTTCAATATCAAAACAGCCGAAGAGTTATTTAGTGTATTACCAAATATTCATTTAGTAAAAGCAGGACCAGCGGCTGATATAGCATCTAGTATTTCTATTAGAGGTATAAGTCAGTTTATGGCAGGTTCTCCCTCTTTTGGTTTTTATATTGATGATGTGTATTATAATGAGTATGATTCAAATCTATTTGATATCCAAAGAATTGAGTTATTAAGAGGACCGCAAGGGACACTTTATGGTCGTAATACTATTGGTGGTGTTTTAAATATTATAACAAAAAAGCCTGACAATGAATGGACTGGTAAAGTAGGAATAGGATATGGGAATTATAATACTTCACAACTTGAAGCTAGTGTTTCTGGTCCTATTATTAAAGATAAGTTACTTCTTCGTTTATCTGCTCAATATGAAAAATCTGATGGCTTTGTAACGAATAAATATAATGGAGATGATAAAATAAATAGCCCAGAAAATATTGATAGTCGTTTATCTCTTAGATATTTACCAACTGGTAGTCTTATGTTTGATTTAGGAGTAGATGCTCTTAGGTATAAAAGTGGCTATGCTGATTATGTACTTTTATCTAAAATAAATTCAAATCCACATGAGGTAGATGTAGATTATGCAGGAAATTCACTAAAAGAAGCCTACGGTGCAAATTTACGAATTCAATATGATGCAAAAGATACAAAACTTATATCAGTTACAGCAGTAAGACAAGATAACAATAAACTAGACCATGATATGGATTTTACTACGGTTGATGGTCAAAGACAATTATATCAAAGAGACTATTTTACTTTAAGTGAAGAGTTGCGTTTAGTTTCTGATAATAACACCCCTTTAGAATGGCTTGTTGGAGCTTATGCTTTAAAAGAGGTACAAGATCATAATCTTGTGTATACATTAGGAAATGATTGGGGTAGTCCTTCTTTTCCTGCTGGACAATATCCAATTACTGGTAAGACCAATACTATAGGTTTGGCTTTATTTGGAGAGTTAAGTTATACCACTATAAATAAATTTAAATTTACTACGGGTATGCGTTATGACAGAGAAAAGCAAGATTTTTACTATGATGCTCTACTAGCAGGAGGAGCAAAAGGGAATACTTCGGCAACATTTAAGGCAATATTACCAAAATTTTCTGCTAGTTTTGTAGGGGATGATAAACATATGCCATATTTGACAATCTCAAAAGGGTACAAAAGTGGTGGTTTTAATCTTCAAAATAATCAAGGTGAAAAATATGATCCTGAATATACATGGAATTATGAGCTTGGTTTAAAATTAAATTGGCTCGATAACCGTCTCTCTTTAAATACTGCTATTTATCATATTGATTGGCAAGATTTACAAGTAAATGCGTCTAATGGAATCGATTTTCTTACAACAAATGCAGGAAAAGCTACAAGCCAGGGAATAGAGTTTGAACTAAATGCAAAACCAAAAGACAATATTGAGATTGTTGCTTCATTTGCATATACAAAATCTAAATATGATGAGTATTATGTAAAAGCAACATCATCTACTGCTTCTTCTAATTTTTCAAATAAATATCTCCCTTTTGTTCCAAATTATACCTCTCATTTAGGAATGACTTATAAATTTATAAATGGATTTTATGTAAATGCTGATTATACCTATACTGGTCATGTTTATATGAATAATACAAATACATTAAAAGAAGATAGTTTTTCTTTGGTAAATGCAAAAGTTGGATTTAAACAAAAAAACTTTGAAGTAAGTATCTGGACAAAAAATTTACTTGATAAAAAATATGCAACTGTTTATACAGATTTTACCGATTCAGGAGGTGGTTTATGGGCTAGAGCTGGTGCTCCTATGACTTTTGGTATACAAACAAAATATAAATTTTAA
- a CDS encoding AraC family transcriptional regulator, with protein sequence MSKNEYHHLNKLLYENKNSNHTHTFELPNSDKSNTILETKLQDDIFLMKNNIIINQDTKIQTNSDIGGLLLTFNFKSNHKYKSLITDYNIESKDNFTTIGLINREEGIEDFKKDSSIQSINIIVKKEFLKQNIPLNKTTEKIFKSLENKNCNLLLKNKKMNHKTAIIANDIFLSNFTGSLEKIFIHSKTLEILYTEFNDLFSNKFVQTNRKIKFDDYDINALYLAKDILLNNIQNPPSIIELSKMVKLNEFKLKIGFKKLFDTTPYKYLHEYRMQQAKHLLQIGDMNVTEVSNKIGYKYIHSFSKVFAQRFGILPKDLMKNRKYYYY encoded by the coding sequence ATGTCAAAAAATGAGTATCATCACCTAAATAAGCTTTTGTATGAAAATAAAAACTCTAATCATACTCATACCTTTGAACTTCCAAATAGTGATAAGAGTAATACTATTTTAGAAACCAAATTACAAGACGATATATTTTTAATGAAAAATAATATTATTATAAATCAAGATACAAAAATACAAACAAATTCAGATATAGGTGGTCTTTTATTAACCTTTAATTTTAAGTCAAATCATAAATATAAAAGTTTAATTACAGATTATAATATAGAATCAAAAGATAACTTTACAACTATAGGTTTGATAAATAGAGAAGAAGGTATAGAAGATTTTAAAAAAGACTCATCAATACAAAGTATAAATATTATTGTAAAAAAAGAGTTCCTTAAACAAAATATACCTCTAAATAAAACAACAGAAAAGATATTTAAATCTCTTGAAAATAAAAATTGTAATCTACTCCTTAAAAATAAAAAAATGAATCATAAAACCGCCATTATAGCCAATGATATTTTTCTTTCAAATTTTACAGGAAGTTTAGAAAAAATTTTTATACATTCCAAAACTTTAGAAATTTTGTATACTGAATTTAATGATTTATTTTCAAACAAATTTGTACAAACAAATAGAAAAATTAAATTTGATGATTATGATATAAATGCACTCTATTTAGCAAAAGATATTTTATTAAATAATATCCAAAATCCACCTAGCATAATAGAACTATCAAAAATGGTAAAACTAAATGAGTTTAAATTGAAAATAGGATTTAAAAAACTTTTTGATACCACACCTTATAAATATTTACATGAATATAGAATGCAACAAGCTAAACATCTTTTACAGATAGGTGATATGAATGTAACTGAGGTATCAAATAAAATTGGATATAAATATATCCATAGTTTCTCAAAAGTTTTTGCACAAAGGTTTGGAATACTACCTAAAGATTTAATGAAAAATCGGAAATATTATTATTACTAA